Sequence from the Deltaproteobacteria bacterium genome:
CCATGTGTGCCTGCAGGCGGTGCAGGGGAGGAGCCGCGGGGAGGCGGGATGCGGGATCAGGGATGCGCGAAGCCCCTCCGAGCGGCGGGCCGCCCGGCTGCGCCGGGCTCGAGGCTTCGCGAATGACTGACTCCCACACCCCGACCGGCCCGGCTGGCCCGACCCGCGGTCGGTCCGCCTCGGGCTTGTCGTCGGCGTCGGAACGAAGCCGCCCGCGGATCTCGGGGACGGCTGCAGCGGCCCGGCTAACGCCGGAGGCCGAGTCGCTGGATCAACTCCTGGTAGCGCGCCGGCTCGCTGCGGCGCAGATAGTCGAGCAGCCTGCGGCGCTGGCTCACGATCCGGAGCAGGCCGCGGCGCGAATGATGGTCCTTCTTGTGGGTCTTGAAGTGCTCGGAGAGCTCGTTGATCCGCCCGGTCAGGAGCGCCACCTGGACCTCCGTGGAGCCGGTGTCGGTCTCGTGGCGGCGATGGCCGTCGATGACGGTCCGCTTCTGCTGCG
This genomic interval carries:
- the rpsO gene encoding 30S ribosomal protein S15 → MIAAQQKRTVIDGHRRHETDTGSTEVQVALLTGRINELSEHFKTHKKDHHSRRGLLRIVSQRRRLLDYLRRSEPARYQELIQRLGLRR